The following are encoded in a window of Castanea sativa cultivar Marrone di Chiusa Pesio chromosome 5, ASM4071231v1 genomic DNA:
- the LOC142634742 gene encoding putative F-box/LRR-repeat protein At4g00320, giving the protein MEQNIVHDRISELPEVLRQHILSFLSTKQVVQSTLLSTAWKHVWITFPILRFDRIFFPTKWHSQEVKRKKPNLHKFVKKTLQIRKEKRLPINNFTLTDCWVEEKSVFCVYCWILFVFESDVQELDLDFGFCGYLQYFPLLQPVLIAKSLTVLTLRSLKLDSTSVKGDFDINLPSLKQLSLTLVYTDDQIIQNLLAGCPVIEYINFESCHGFKSIKLAEVAKLMTFRVKDNNCCMTLELAASNLSCLSIFQNLQSELSLLPFKNLKELNLHSSEETDKWLALHDHLSGFPLLETLRLNPSFQTKTIEISCHHLKTLELSYKCKMAEVKIDAPKLCRFSFCYLGGYIKSFSLNALALSYAFYGLLPFLDSYNLLNDENIELLSKLNNTKLLKLLIPSIKVLLAIVLSFNDL; this is encoded by the coding sequence ATGGAGCAAAACATAGTTCACGATCGTATATCTGAGTTACCAGAAGTTCTTCGTCAACACATTCTTTCATTCCTCTCCACTAAGCAAGTAGTTCAATCTACTTTATTGTCGACTGCATGGAAACATGTTTGGATTACTTTCCCAATTCTGAGATTTGATAGGATATTCTTTCCCACAAAATGGCATAGTCAGGAGGTTAAGAGAAAGAAACCCAACTTAcataaatttgtaaagaaaacATTACAAATCCGCAAAGAGAAAAGGCTACCTATAAACAACTTTACACTTACTGACTGCTGGGTTGAAGAGAAATCGGTGTTTTGTGTTTATTGTTGGATTCTCTTTGTGTTTGAGAGTGATGTTCAAGAGCTGGAtcttgattttggattttgcgGTTATTTGCAATATTTCCCCTTGCTTCAGCCTGTTTTGATTGCAAAATCCTTAACTGTGTTGACTCTACGTAGTTTGAAGTTGGACTCAACCAGTGTCAAGGGtgattttgatataaatttaccTTCTTTGAAGCaactctctctcactttggTTTATACAGATGatcaaattatccaaaatcTTCTTGCTGGATGTCCTGTGATTGAATACATCAACTTTGAATCCTGTCATGGGTTTAAAAGTATAAAGTTGGCCGAGGTTGCTAAGCTCATGACATTTAGGGTAAAAGATAATAACTGTTGTATGACACTAGAGTTGGCAGCATCAAATCTTTCTTGTCTGTCTATATTTCAGAATCTTCAGTCTGAACTTAGCCTGCTTCCgtttaaaaatctaaaagagTTAAATTTACATTCGTCCGAGGAAACGGACAAGTGGCTAGCACTCCATGATCATCTCTCTGGATTTCCTCTGCTCGAGACCTTAAGGCTAAACCCTTCCTTCCAGACAAAAACAATAGAGATTTCATGTCATCATCTTAAAACATTGGAATTATCATATAAGTGCAAAATGGCTGAAGTTAAGATTGATGCTCCTAAATTATGTAGATTCTCATTCTGTTATCTTGGTGGTTATATAAAATCCTTTTCATTGAATGCTTTGGCCCTGTCATACGCTTTCTACGGTTTGCTTCCATTCTTGGATTCTTATAATCTTTTAAATGATGAGAATATTGAGCTCCTCTCAAAGCtgaataatacaaaattattgaaattgttAATTCCCTCCATCAAGGTATTACTGGCTATAGTTCTTTCTTTTAATGATCTGTAA
- the LOC142634743 gene encoding uncharacterized protein LOC142634743, which yields MDLKKQFLKIQMADLKRHFENDRSATHALEGLKEIKIWKVWRCWCNFHSTFYSENLMMQDVLNEHLCTSQKFLRGNNSTELESFYKICKLSEKWRPVDVAAAVKIMEDLSRNEQGDQGQYISKVFMNQDEWPYSNDSKREEIINKIQERLREFLNIGWFDSSQISVFMDLIMDMMKNQIPEPLLKEHRTNCTLFWVCFLDISGLNGVFMFLDDLYNICGLQSLCKSHVKDEVRGDPCVVNFEKITFNEDFSWVAFDNRMLRGELFVPNDGFAFRFSADDEIELSDDECKDAIVDWLLSGDTTKELFNICKAEFQRLQNIRAIKSEYLKELEHWKYLEDQLKDIEAFPYLDRRASPFKSFLLERQKEINADTFESDMIFDILSEEQEQDNNIILEIRNQIDEMTEKIYKFDCIIRTTIIAMKQTMKKIAMVTVYDYRSIVVPLLKSYMRARLEDHINAEKKSKKVPGLYCGHNLIDFYQETKRLAELTGAKILRNEAEDVPFSGYYFGTVNWIDFYRAQHVRCDEESSEPEQQKGPKAPESD from the exons ATGGATCTAAAGAAGCAGTTTTTGAAGATTCAAATGGCGGATCTTAAACGCCATTTTGAGAATGACAGATCAGCAACACATGCCCTGGAGGGCTTAAAGGAGATTAAGATCTGGAAGGTGTGGCGTTGCTGGTGCAATTTCCATTCGACGTTTTACAGCGAAAATTTGATGATGCAGGACGTCCTCAATGAGCATTTATGCACTTCACAAAAATTTTTGCGGGGAAACAATAGTACTGAATTGGAATCTTTCtacaaaatttgtaaattatcTGAGAAGTGGAGACCCGTGGACGTGGCTGCGGCTGTGAAAATAATGGAAGATTTGTCAAGAAACGAACAAGGAGATCAAGGTCAATATATCTCAAAAGTTTTCATGAACCAAGACGAATGGCCTTATAGCAATGATAGCAAGCGTGAAGagataattaataaaattcaagaaaGGTTACGTGAATTCTTGAATATTGGATGGTTTGATTCAAGTCAAATTTCAGTCTTCATGGATTTGATAATGGATATGATGAAGAATCAAATCCCGGAACCACTGCTTAAGGAACATAGGACGAACTGCACTCTATTCTGGGTATGCTTTCTTGACATCTCAGGCCTTAATGGTGTGTTTATGTTCTTGGATGATCTCTACAATATTTGTGGGTTACAAAGTCTCTGCAAGAGTCATGTGAAGGATGAGGTTAGAGGTGACCCGTGTGTTGTTAATTTTGAGAAGATTACTTTTAATGAGGACTTCTCTTGGGTAGCTTTCGACAATAGAATGTTGCGTGGAGAgctttttgtgccaaatgatgGATTTGCTTTTAGATTCAGTGCTGATGATGAAATCGAATTAAGTGATGATGAATGTAAAGATGCTATTGTTGATTGGTTATTGAGCGGAGATACAA CCAAGGAGCTTTTCAATATCTGTAAGGCTGAATTTCAGCGGCTGCAGAACATTCGTGCAATAAAATCCGAGTATTTGAAAGAGTTAGAGCATTGGAAATATCTGGAGGATCAATTGAAAGATATAGAAGCATTTCCGTATCTAGACAGAAGAGCATCACCATTTAAGTCTTTCTTGTTAGAAAGGCAGAAAGAGATAAATGCTGATACTTTCGAGTCAGATATGATATTCGATATTTTGAGTGAAGAACAAGAGCAGGACAACAATATAATATTGGAGATAAGGAATCAGATTGATGAGATGACTGAAAAG atttacaaatttgattgtataatcAGGACGACTATTATTGCCATGAAGCAGACAATGAAGAAAATTGCTATGGTAACAGTTTATGACTACCGATCAATTGTGGTACCCCTACTAAAGTCATACATGCGG GCACGCCTGGAGGATCACATAAATGCTGAAAAGAAGTCAAAAAAGGTTCCGGGTCTTTACTGTGGCCACAACTTGATAGATTTTTATCAAGAAACAAAGCGCCTTGCTGAGCTAACTGGTGCAAAAATCCTAAGGAATGAGGCAGAGGATGTGCCTTTCAGCGGCTACTACTTTGGAACTGTTAACTGGATTGATTTTTATCGAGCTCAGCATGTCAGATGCGATGAGGAATCAAGTGAACCTGAACAACAGAAGGGCCCCAAAGCTCCTGAATCTGATTAG